Proteins found in one uncultured Campylobacter sp. genomic segment:
- a CDS encoding DNA polymerase IV, whose amino-acid sequence MIAHIDLDSFFVSVARLADPALADKKIAVVGGGDEEIFGGKSELGSVILSASYEARADGVHSAQPVKIALGLCPQLILVRARHGEYRKISREIYEFLLSFTPEIEKFSIDEFFLNLRGTAYDADALSFAAFLQSEIMRRFSLPCSVGLSEAKLIAKLATSLAKPFGVRQILKSQIVHELSAVPVAKFFGIGKAAQKTLGKYGIITFGDALGHREIFEKMGANGRKIFAALSGEDEGEVVSKRERKSIGFGRSFAPCADRDELRRKILILARHLAGEVLARGLKPATYDLKIRYKSREEFSHQISQDRAFSLSLLSETALELFELCDVKKGAQIIHVALNLSNFGGRSGGSLLFGEIDKKQQSLDRSLSRIWEKFGIEKLKKASEI is encoded by the coding sequence TTGATAGCTCATATCGATTTGGACAGCTTCTTCGTCTCTGTAGCGAGGCTCGCCGATCCCGCGCTTGCGGACAAAAAGATCGCAGTCGTCGGAGGCGGCGACGAGGAGATTTTCGGCGGCAAGAGCGAGCTTGGCAGCGTGATTTTAAGCGCGAGCTATGAGGCCAGAGCGGACGGCGTGCACTCGGCTCAGCCCGTTAAAATCGCGCTCGGACTCTGCCCGCAGCTCATTTTAGTGCGCGCCAGACATGGCGAATACCGCAAAATTTCACGCGAAATTTATGAGTTTTTACTAAGCTTTACGCCCGAGATCGAAAAATTTAGCATCGACGAGTTTTTTCTAAATTTACGCGGTACGGCTTACGACGCGGACGCGCTGAGCTTTGCTGCGTTTTTGCAAAGTGAAATCATGCGCCGCTTTAGCCTTCCGTGTAGCGTCGGTCTTAGCGAAGCAAAACTGATCGCAAAGCTCGCCACGAGCCTTGCCAAGCCCTTCGGCGTGCGGCAAATTTTAAAATCGCAAATTGTGCACGAGCTATCCGCCGTGCCGGTAGCGAAATTTTTTGGCATCGGCAAAGCGGCGCAAAAAACGCTCGGCAAATACGGTATCATAACCTTCGGCGACGCGCTAGGGCACAGAGAAATTTTTGAAAAGATGGGCGCAAATGGCAGGAAAATTTTCGCAGCCCTTAGCGGTGAGGATGAGGGCGAGGTCGTCTCAAAGCGCGAGCGCAAGAGTATCGGCTTTGGGCGCAGCTTCGCGCCATGCGCCGATCGGGACGAGCTGCGGCGTAAAATTTTAATTTTGGCGCGCCATTTGGCGGGCGAAGTGCTCGCAAGAGGGCTAAAGCCCGCGACGTATGATCTAAAGATCCGCTACAAATCGCGCGAGGAGTTTTCGCATCAGATCAGCCAGGATAGGGCGTTTAGTCTAAGCTTGCTGAGCGAGACCGCACTTGAGCTGTTTGAGCTCTGCGACGTGAAAAAAGGCGCGCAGATAATCCACGTAGCGCTAAATCTTTCAAATTTTGGCGGCAGATCGGGCGGCTCGCTGCTTTTTGGCGAGATCGATAAAAAGCAGCAGAGCCTGGATCGATCTTTAAGCAGGATTTGGGAAAAATTCGGCATCGAAAAGCTGAAAAAAGCGAGCGAAATTTGA
- a CDS encoding WG repeat-containing protein produces the protein MVSAWVKKNDKWGFIDKTGKEIASCIYDDVSYFSEGLACVRKNDKFGFVDKTGKEVIPCIYDRAEEFCEGLAWVNKNDKFGFIDKTGKEVISCIYDDAYNFDEELAEVQKSGYWGFIDKTGKEIVPCIYDDVGVFREGLADVKKNGYWGYIDETGKEVIPCIYDRAGSFCEGLAKIEKDGKWGFIDKTGTEVVSCVYELAWDFDNTLCGYYDEIKYCEGYVKVKKDGKWGLLDDEDNEILKPMFYDEVEFVKVLSDDYIKIILDGRETIVDRNGKIIS, from the coding sequence ATGGTATCGGCATGGGTTAAAAAGAACGATAAATGGGGCTTTATCGATAAAACGGGAAAGGAGATAGCTTCTTGTATCTATGATGATGTTTCGTATTTTAGCGAAGGCCTAGCATGCGTTAGAAAAAACGATAAATTCGGCTTCGTCGATAAAACGGGCAAAGAAGTTATTCCCTGCATATATGATCGGGCCGAGGAGTTTTGCGAGGGCTTAGCGTGGGTTAATAAGAACGATAAATTCGGCTTTATCGATAAAACGGGTAAAGAGGTGATTTCTTGTATATATGATGATGCTTATAATTTTGACGAAGAACTGGCGGAAGTTCAAAAAAGCGGCTATTGGGGTTTTATCGATAAAACCGGCAAAGAGATCGTTCCTTGTATATATGATGACGTTGGCGTTTTTCGCGAAGGCTTGGCAGACGTTAAAAAGAACGGTTATTGGGGATATATCGATGAAACGGGAAAAGAAGTTATTCCTTGCATATATGATCGGGCCGGGAGCTTTTGCGAAGGCTTAGCAAAGATTGAAAAGGATGGCAAATGGGGTTTTATCGATAAAACGGGCACAGAGGTAGTGTCTTGTGTATACGAGCTTGCTTGGGATTTTGACAATACTTTGTGCGGATATTATGACGAAATCAAATATTGCGAAGGATACGTTAAAGTCAAAAAAGACGGCAAATGGGGGCTGCTAGATGATGAGGATAATGAAATTTTAAAGCCGATGTTTTATGACGAAGTAGAATTTGTGAAAGTTTTAAGCGACGACTATATCAAGATTATTTTAGACGGTCGCGAAACTATCGTTGATAGAAACGGCAAGATAATATCGTAA
- a CDS encoding bifunctional 3,4-dihydroxy-2-butanone 4-phosphate synthase/GTP cyclohydrolase II, with translation MVSVEQAIEDLKNGKMLVMVDDVDRENEGDLVFASTFSSAQKVNFAITHARGVLCVALSPQIAQQLDLNLMVDKNTSSHETAFTVTIDAKGAKTGVSAYERNMTIELMSRVGARADDFVRPGHIFPLIAKSGGVLARTGHTEGSTDLCRLAGLSQSAVICEIVKDDGDMARRDDLEKFCAQHGINMISVAQIVQYRLKHETLVKFSEPKSALLCGEAAKFYDVSDHEGNEHRAYIFGELGKSAQTNVKFHKISSDLEFLSDAKFNDFMRDLDVLRKEGGVLLMLKSAQNRADFKSFGIGAQILAHLGVRKIKILSKSEPKDYAGLSGFGIDIV, from the coding sequence ATGGTTAGCGTAGAGCAAGCGATCGAGGATCTGAAAAACGGCAAAATGCTCGTTATGGTCGATGACGTCGATCGCGAGAACGAAGGCGATTTGGTGTTTGCGAGCACCTTTAGCAGCGCACAGAAGGTAAATTTTGCGATCACGCATGCTCGCGGAGTGCTGTGCGTGGCGCTTAGCCCGCAGATTGCGCAGCAGCTAGATCTAAATTTGATGGTCGATAAAAACACCTCCAGCCACGAGACCGCTTTTACCGTCACGATCGACGCGAAGGGCGCCAAGACGGGCGTAAGCGCGTATGAGCGCAATATGACGATCGAGCTGATGTCGCGCGTGGGCGCGCGCGCGGATGATTTCGTCCGTCCGGGGCATATCTTCCCGCTCATCGCCAAAAGCGGCGGCGTGCTCGCTCGCACGGGCCACACCGAGGGCTCTACGGATCTATGCCGCTTGGCTGGGCTTTCGCAAAGCGCCGTGATCTGCGAGATCGTTAAAGACGACGGCGATATGGCGCGCAGGGACGATCTGGAAAAATTCTGCGCGCAGCACGGCATCAATATGATCTCGGTCGCGCAGATCGTGCAGTATCGCCTAAAACACGAAACCCTCGTTAAATTTAGCGAGCCAAAAAGCGCTCTGCTGTGCGGCGAAGCGGCGAAATTTTACGACGTGAGCGATCACGAGGGCAACGAGCACCGTGCCTATATTTTCGGCGAGCTGGGAAAGAGCGCGCAGACGAACGTGAAATTTCATAAAATTTCAAGCGATTTGGAATTTTTAAGCGATGCGAAATTTAACGATTTCATGCGCGATCTAGACGTTTTGCGCAAAGAGGGCGGCGTGCTTTTGATGCTAAAATCCGCGCAAAATCGCGCTGATTTTAAGAGCTTTGGCATCGGAGCGCAAATTTTAGCGCATCTGGGCGTGAGAAAAATTAAAATTTTAAGCAAGAGCGAGCCGAAAGACTACGCGGGGCTTAGCGGTTTTGGGATCGACATAGTTTGA